A window of the Paralichthys olivaceus isolate ysfri-2021 chromosome 5, ASM2471397v2, whole genome shotgun sequence genome harbors these coding sequences:
- the LOC138407861 gene encoding hemoglobin subunit beta codes for MVEWTDFERATIQDIFSKINYEVVGPAALTRCLVVYPWTQRYFGNFGNLYNAAAISSNPLVAKHGTTILHGLDRAMKNMDNIKETYAELSVLHSEKLHVDPDNFKLLADCLTIVLATQMGKDFNGEVQAAFQKFLAVVVSSLGRQYH; via the exons ATGGTTGAATGGACAGACTTTGAGCGAGCCACCATCCAGGACATCTTCTCCAAGATTAATTATGAGGTCGTGGGCCCCGCTGCTCTTACCAG GTGTCTGGTTGTCTACCCCTGGACTCAGAGGTATTTTGGCAACTTTGGAAACCTCTACAACGCCGCTGCCATCTCTTCAAACCCGTTAGTTGCAAAACACGGGACAACTATCCTGCACGGTCTGGACCGGGCTATGAAGAACATGGACAACATCAAGGAAACCTACGCCGAGCTCAGTGTGCTGCACTCTGAGAAACTACACGTGGATCCTGACAACTTCAAG ctgctggCCGACTGCCTGACCATCGTGCTCGCTACCCAGATGGGTAAAGACTTCAATGGTGAAGTGCAAGCAGCTTTCCAGAAGTTCCTGGCTGTGGTGGTGTCCTCCCTGGGAAGACAGTACCACTAG